The sequence below is a genomic window from Phycisphaerales bacterium AB-hyl4.
TGCCTGAGCCCGGGGCTGATCGACACGAAGATCTGGCAGGACATCCAGGCAGCGGCAGTCGACCAGGAAGCGTGCCTGGCCCATTGGCGAGCGAACATCCCCGCCGGCCGAGTGGGCACGCCGCGTGAGATGGGACAAGTGGCCGCGTTCCTGCTCAGCGATGACGCCAGCTATGTGACCGGCGCGAACCTCCTCGCCGATGGCGGCATGACCAGCCAGCTCATCAGCCGGGAGCACGCATGATTCCTGCGACAGGTACGCCGGTGTTTCGTGCTCCGCATGAGGGCAACTTCGGTCTGGATACACGCTGGCGATTGTTTTACCTTATGTTGATGGTTCGGTTCTGCGAGGCTCCGATCAGCTCAGGCTTTGCTTCGTCCGACAGGCGGCCTTCGTCGACACGTAGATCGACCACATCGGAGTCTGATCGGGTTCCGCGCATCGCAATTCGTCTGCATGCACTCGCCGTCTGATGACGCGCAGCGAGGTTGAGTGTGAAAATGCCAGTAAGTTTGGCGTTCAAGGCTGCGTCTCCTTCAGCCAGTCAAGATACAGACCGGTGTCGACAGTCACGTTGCCGGAGCGGAATTGCACACCGGTGGCCGAGGGTTCGACGGCATCCACCCGCGCGAAGTCAGCAGGAATCGCACAGACGCCGAAAATATAGTTCACCGTCATCGGCGTGGCCGGGTCAAGCTTCGCGATGGAGCCTTTCACCGCCACATGGATCCACGCTTTCGAAAAAGTCCAGCAACAAAGGGGGCGTCGCTTCAATGAACGCCGAGAGTTTCTCGGCCTTTCCTCGCTCGAAACCAGAGACTTGGGCCGACTGATGCCAGTGATACAAGTTGCCATCAAGGCGATGTTCGCTACAGGGGATCAACACAATGATCAGGCGATCCTTCGGCGACGATGCAGGGCAATCAGGCCCAGGCCCAGCAGGGCCAGAGTGCCCGGCTCAGGCACGGTCTGCAAGGCGGTCAGCGTCAGATGGTTGCCATCTTGCACGAATGCGAAGATGGACTGGCCCCATTCGTCGGTGGGCAGAATCACGCTGTCGAACGAGCCGGCGATGGACGTAGCGGTGAGAATTTCGAAGGTGTCGCCCTGCATGAAGTATGCGCCTTCGAGCAGTATTACCTCGAGCTCCCCCCCCAGGATGGCATCGCCGCTGACCAGCAGTTGATCGAAACTGCCCGACATCAGGCTGGCGATCTCGATCACCAGTTGGCCCAGCGCGTTCTGTGTGAAATCACCCTCGATCGTCAGCGTTCCCGGCGACTGCCCGGGTTGGATTGAACCTTCGTTGATGAGGTTCCCTTCGATCGTACCTTCGCCGGCGAGCAGGCCGTACATGGTGATGCCGTAGGCCGCTTTCACGGTTCCGCCGGTCAGGTGCAGTCGGCCGGTATCGTGGACTGTGAATGATTGCGTCTCCACCACGCCACCCTCGCCGACGGTCAGTCGGCCGGTGACCGTCGGGTCGAGACTGTTGATACCAATGCTCACTGATGGAGCTTGGAAGATAGAGCCGGCACCTTCGATCAGCACCTCCGCGGGAACGCCCGAATCCGAGTGCAATGTGACAGCCGAGCCTCTGAACTGAAAATCTACGCCATCCAGAATGGACAGGCGTAAGCGATCAAGTGACGCGTCAGTGCTGAACTGCAATCCATCGGTCCAGAACTGGGTCGGGCCGACCATCTCGACATCGCCACCGACCCAGACCTGGCCCGCACTCCATTCATGGGCACTGATCGTGCCCTGACGCCAATCAAGCTGGCCGAGCGCCAAGGTGCCGGCCCCCGTGATGGCTCCCCCCAGCATCTGGAAGTTGTTCCCGCCGGTCACGGTTCCCCGGATCTCCAGCGTACCGTCACTGAGAACGTATTGGCCTCGCGCACCATCGAGTTCCACCCCTTCGAGCACATGATGCCCGCCGGCGAACTCGACCCGGGCTGCACCGGGGTCGTCCCAGCCGTTCGCATAGAGATTGAATCGGCCGGTGCTGTGCCCACCGCCGCTGAGCACCAGCGTGTTGTTGCGATACACATACACCTCGCCGGCGTTGTCGAACGCCGCGTCCACGTGGAACGCATGAGTGCTGCCCGTGGCTTCGTGGTAATGCAGGTTGGTGTGTTCCAGCACTTGGACCCGCGCGTCTTTAGCG
It includes:
- a CDS encoding PEP-CTERM sorting domain-containing protein, with the protein product MTASSVFGQSIDAFWTDNSDGDWLSPSNWSSDPLAPVNPDDRATVDRPGLYTITLNQNLAISDLWFDAADATLTGSGSLSLNYLGWQNGTMSGEGTTSTGWLDVYGDMTLVGRTLEVREGMYWHSGNIVASEGATLRVGIPDWWTSVNLQGSGSFGNAAKDARVQVLEQASLFYTGSTTHEFRVDAAFDNAGYVSVGGRNTLVLSGGGHSTGTFTTQSHGQIEFAGGHHLIEGTALEAGQYILSDGTLEIQSDSNPWTSDSTSLQITGGLLTGSAALSAAYLTWQGGSMSGDGSTAVNQLEMQGNTTLIGRTLEVSQRLEWQSGSSILASEGATLRLGNPDAWVSIVDLRGSGSFGNAAKDARVQVLEHTNLHYHEATGSTHAFHVDAAFDNAGEVYVYRNNTLVLSGGGHSTGRFNLYANGWDDPGAARVEFAGGHHVLEGVELDGARGQYVLSDGTLEIRGTVTGGNNFQMLGGAITGAGTLALGQLDWRQGTISAHEWSAGQVWVGGDVEMVGPTQFWTDGLQFSTDASLDRLRLSILDGVDFQFRGSAVTLHSDSGVPAEVLIEGAGSIFQAPSVSIGINSLDPTVTGRLTVGEGGVVETQSFTVHDTGRLHLTGGTVKAAYGITMYGLLAGEGTIEGNLINEGSIQPGQSPGTLTIEGDFTQNALGQLVIEIASLMSGSFDQLLVSGDAILGGELEVILLEGAYFMQGDTFEILTATSIAGSFDSVILPTDEWGQSIFAFVQDGNHLTLTALQTVPEPGTLALLGLGLIALHRRRRIA